TATAGTTGGTAATATCAACGACATTGTTAACAGGACGCATGCCTGCATTCATTAATTTAATTTGAAGCCACATTGGACTTTCTTTAATCGTCACGTTTTTGATGACTTGAATATGGTACGCTGGTGAATCGTTTTGATCGTCAACAGCTACTGCCATATAATCTTCAATCTTGTCTTCTGTTTGAGAGTTTGTATAAGTCGCAAAGTTTGCTTTCTTATTGTAGATAGCAGCCACTTCATGAGCTACACCACGCATACTCAATGCATCGGCACGGTTAGGTGTAATATCAATGTCTAAAATAGCATCATCTAATCCTAAAACAGTCGCAATGTCTTGTCCCACTTCTGCATCTTCTGGTAAAACAAAAATACCATCTGCATATTTTTTAGGAATAACGCTATCCGAATAACCTAATTCTTCTAGCGAACAGATCATACCGTTTGACACTTGCCCACGGATTTTACCTTTTTTAATTTTCATGTTTCCTGCAATGCGTGCCCCATGCAAAGCAACGATTATTTTTTGACCAGCAGCGATATTAGGCGCGCCACACACAATTTGTGTCGGTTCTTCTTCGCCGATATCAACTTGACAAATATGTAGATGATCAGAATCTGGGTGGTCAATCACGTCTAAAGCATGACCAACAACAATCTTCTTCAAACCAGCTCCTGGTTCAATAACATCGTCCACTTCAATCCCTGTACGTGACATTCTGTCCGCAAGCGCTTTGGGTTCAACGTCTGCTAATTCTAAATACTCTTGTAACCATTTATATGACACTTTCATTGTTTATTGCTCCTTCACTTTGAACTGGTCTAAGAATCGTTTGTCGTTTTGATAGAAATGACGAATATCATCGATACCATATTTCAACATGGCTACACGTTCAATTCCTAATCCAAATGCAAATCCAGAATAACGATTAGAATCAATACCAGACATTTCCAATACGTTTGGATGAACTAAACCAGACCCAAGAATTTCAATCCAGCCGCTACCTTTACAGACATTACAGCCATTTCCACCACATTTAAAGCAACTAACGTCTACTTCAACAGACGGCTCAGTAAATGGGAAGTAACTTGGGCGTAAACGAATTTCACGGTCAGCACCGAACAATTTCTTAGCAAATAAATCAAGTGTTCCTTTTAAATCTGCCAACGTAATATCTTCTGCTACAACTAAACCTTCAATTTGTGCGAATTGATGAGAGTGTGTCGCATCATCGCTATCTCGGCGGTAAACTTTACCAGGACTAATCATTTTAAGTGGTCCTTTAGAAAAATCATGTTTCTCCATTGTACGCGCTTGAACAGGCGATGTATGTGTACGCATTAAAACTTCTTCTGTTATATAGAAGGTATCTTGCATATCTCGTGCTGGGTGATCTTTTGGTAAGTTCATTTTCTCAAAGTTATAGCTATCCAGTTCAACTTCTGGCCCATCAATAACTTGGTAACCCATACCTAAAAAGAGGTCTTCGATTTCTTCCATAATTTGTGTGAAGACATGTTTAGTCCCAATCGCAATTTCTTTTCCTGGTAATGTCACATCGATTGTTTCTGCTGCTAATGCTTCTGCCAATGCAGCTGCTTCAAGTTTATCTTTAACGGTTTGGATGGCATCACTTAATTGGTCGCGCACCTCGTTTGCAAGTGCTCCGATAACAGGACGCTCTTCTGCAGAAACATCTTTCATTCCACGCAATGCCTCGGTAATCGGCCCTTTTTTACCTAAATAAGCCACTCGAAAATCATTTAACTCTTTTAAATCGGTTACTGCATGAATCTTTTCTAACGCTTCAACTTGAAGCGATTTTAATTTGTCTTTTAAATCCATTGTTCTCCCTCACAGTCTAAAAAAATGCACAAAAAAACTCCTCCCAAAAAGGGACGAGATATCGCGGTACCACCCTTGTTTTACTCATATTGAGTAACACTTCATTCATTAACGACAAAGTTGCCGGAGCTTTATTCATTGCTTATGCAAATCCCAAAGTCTGCTCAAGGAGTGAAAACATGCCCTTCCTGATTGATTTGCTCTCAGTCTGTGGCAAATCTCCCTGTAACCAGTACTAATTGGCAGGCGGTTCCTGTCTATGCATTTCTTTTATTCTTTAATTAATTTAACAGTCTTTCAAGACTTCGTCAAGCTTCTACACAAATCCATTTATCTGCCCATGTTTGAATCTCAGCCATGACTTTTTCTAGCGATCTTCCTTTTTCAGTTAAGCTATACATCACTTTAATAGGGCCTTCTTCATTTTCAGTTCGAAGAACAATACCTTCTTCTTCTAATTCTTTCAGACGTTCAACCAATACACGGTCACTTACTCCTGAAATTTGTTCTGAAATATCTTTGAAACGGCGGTTATCTACTAATAAAACCTCAATAATAAGTCCCGTCCATTTCTTACCTAAAATAGTAAATGTTTTTTCAAAACGCGGACAAATACAGTCACCTGAAAGGATCATGTTTTCCATTATTTACACCTTCTCAATTCTATTAAATTTAGTAAAAAAGCGGACGAGTATCGTCCACTTTTACCTGTTTTATTAAAAACTAATCGTATTGGTTAAAATGCTTCTTTTAAATGACGCCCATTTACCGCGGAATGTTTCTCTCGTACGGTTCACATAAGGTGATAAAGCTTCATCACAAGCACAATACTTATCTACTAAGGTAACAATGTAACTCTCTTTGTATTTTGGTAGAGCAATCGTTGCTCCCCACATATGTTTTAGAATAATATCTTTTTCTAAATCAGATAATTCAGTTAATTTTAAGGCATTTTCACACGCAATTCTTGGATGCACATAGGCATGAGAGCCTTCGTCAAACTTTGTCGTGCGCCAGTCATAATAAAACAAATCATGTAATAAACCAGCTCTTGATATTGCTCGAACATCACAGTTAAGTTTTTTGGCGATACAATAACTGCGGTATGCCACAGAGATTGAATGATCTAAACGAGTACTGTGATAGTGCTGAGTAATATCTTTTAACATTTGAACTTCTTCAGTTTCCAACAAATCGCTTATATACGAAAGGAATTCCTCATCTTTTTCCCACTTCAAGTCTGTCATTCATCATTCTCCTTATTAAAAGTACGTCTCTTATTATACATGAATTTGAATGCTTGACTAGTGGTTTGACTTATTTTTTAGTCATTTTGATAAAAATGTCACATATTGGTAACAACTCTAATTAACGAAATGATACATTAAAATACTTGCAGCAACTGCAACGTTTAAAGATTCTGCTTTCCCAATGATTGGAATATAAACATTAGCGTCTGTTTGTGCTAAAACCGTTTTAGAAACACCGTTACCTTCATTACCCATAATAATGGCTACTGACTCAGTAAGCGGAATTTCTTTGTGTCTTTTTGCACGCTCATCTAGGGCGGTCCCATAAACAGGAGTCCCTGCTTCTTTAAAGGAATTGATTAAACTAGCTAAATCCACACGGTAAATGGGTATGTGGAATTGACTGCCTTGCATAGAACGAACTACCTTGTCATTAAAGGCATCTACCGATCCCGTTCCAAAGATAACCCCGTCAAAGCCTGCAGCATCGGCTGTTCTAACAATCGTACCAGCGTTCCCTGGATCTTGAACGGCATCAAGAAGAATATATTTGCCACTCAATTGACTTGGCAAAATGGGTTGTTCAATCGGTAAAATGGCAATAATTCCCGGTGCTGTTTCTGTTTGAGACAAAGATTGCATAACCGATTCACTGACAATAACCGTTGCTTCAATATGAGAATTTTTTTCTAAAA
This genomic interval from Jeotgalibaca arthritidis contains the following:
- a CDS encoding winged helix-turn-helix transcriptional regulator, giving the protein MENMILSGDCICPRFEKTFTILGKKWTGLIIEVLLVDNRRFKDISEQISGVSDRVLVERLKELEEEGIVLRTENEEGPIKVMYSLTEKGRSLEKVMAEIQTWADKWICVEA
- a CDS encoding TrmH family RNA methyltransferase; the encoded protein is MERITSTNNQKIKEWRKLHTAKGRKQAGLYMIEGEHLYIEAFNHHVKMEATIVTDHFLEKNSHIEATVIVSESVMQSLSQTETAPGIIAILPIEQPILPSQLSGKYILLDAVQDPGNAGTIVRTADAAGFDGVIFGTGSVDAFNDKVVRSMQGSQFHIPIYRVDLASLINSFKEAGTPVYGTALDERAKRHKEIPLTESVAIIMGNEGNGVSKTVLAQTDANVYIPIIGKAESLNVAVAASILMYHFVN
- the pheS gene encoding phenylalanine--tRNA ligase subunit alpha, whose product is MDLKDKLKSLQVEALEKIHAVTDLKELNDFRVAYLGKKGPITEALRGMKDVSAEERPVIGALANEVRDQLSDAIQTVKDKLEAAALAEALAAETIDVTLPGKEIAIGTKHVFTQIMEEIEDLFLGMGYQVIDGPEVELDSYNFEKMNLPKDHPARDMQDTFYITEEVLMRTHTSPVQARTMEKHDFSKGPLKMISPGKVYRRDSDDATHSHQFAQIEGLVVAEDITLADLKGTLDLFAKKLFGADREIRLRPSYFPFTEPSVEVDVSCFKCGGNGCNVCKGSGWIEILGSGLVHPNVLEMSGIDSNRYSGFAFGLGIERVAMLKYGIDDIRHFYQNDKRFLDQFKVKEQ
- a CDS encoding HD domain-containing protein, whose amino-acid sequence is MTDLKWEKDEEFLSYISDLLETEEVQMLKDITQHYHSTRLDHSISVAYRSYCIAKKLNCDVRAISRAGLLHDLFYYDWRTTKFDEGSHAYVHPRIACENALKLTELSDLEKDIILKHMWGATIALPKYKESYIVTLVDKYCACDEALSPYVNRTRETFRGKWASFKRSILTNTISF